In one Novosphingopyxis iocasae genomic region, the following are encoded:
- a CDS encoding sensor histidine kinase: MKVVEESAAGSRPVRRSAMRTISGVLRGNGTLGLLFAVAAFALALIVRFEVGRILPSGFPYITFFPAIILTTFLAGTRPGVLCAALSGIASWYFFIAPMRSFALDGPAATALCFFLFIAAVDIALIHYMELSRERLSEQRSVSSSLYEQQRAMFAELQHRVANNMSFVSSLLSLEQRRVAADPASAVAVMEEAQRRITVMSRVHRRLYRPEAVEMSLEKYFCDLCEDLREGSGAGNVHFDVQMDPVRLDIGKMMTLSLLVTEIVTNSLKHGVAEQPSSQIGVMLRDLGPAGLELTVRDSGPGFPDDHEERAGHGLGSRIARGFAAQLGGQLAYSNEDGAVTRLVFPRPQPTAET; this comes from the coding sequence ATGAAGGTGGTCGAGGAAAGCGCCGCCGGAAGCCGCCCCGTTCGCCGCAGCGCGATGCGCACGATCAGCGGGGTGCTGCGGGGCAATGGCACATTGGGACTGCTGTTCGCGGTTGCGGCGTTCGCGCTCGCTTTGATCGTGCGGTTCGAGGTGGGCAGAATATTGCCCAGCGGCTTTCCCTATATCACCTTCTTTCCGGCGATCATCCTGACCACCTTCCTGGCCGGAACGCGGCCCGGCGTGCTGTGCGCGGCGCTATCGGGTATCGCCAGCTGGTACTTCTTCATCGCGCCGATGCGCAGCTTCGCGCTGGACGGCCCGGCGGCCACCGCGCTCTGCTTTTTCCTGTTCATCGCGGCGGTCGATATCGCGCTGATCCATTATATGGAGCTGAGCCGCGAACGCCTGAGCGAGCAACGCTCCGTCAGCTCTTCGCTCTACGAGCAGCAGCGCGCCATGTTCGCGGAACTGCAGCACCGCGTCGCCAACAATATGAGCTTCGTCTCCTCGCTCCTTTCGCTCGAACAGCGGCGGGTTGCGGCCGATCCGGCATCTGCCGTGGCCGTGATGGAAGAGGCGCAGCGGCGCATCACCGTCATGTCGCGCGTCCATCGGCGGCTCTACCGCCCCGAAGCGGTAGAAATGTCCCTAGAGAAATATTTCTGCGATCTGTGCGAGGATTTGCGCGAAGGCAGCGGTGCCGGGAACGTCCATTTCGACGTGCAGATGGACCCGGTCCGGCTCGATATCGGCAAGATGATGACGCTGTCGCTGCTGGTGACCGAGATCGTCACCAACAGCCTGAAGCATGGGGTGGCGGAGCAGCCCTCCAGCCAGATCGGCGTCATGCTGCGCGATCTGGGCCCTGCCGGGCTCGAGCTGACGGTGCGCGACAGCGGCCCCGGTTTCCCTGATGATCATGAGGAGCGAGCGGGCCACGGTCTTGGATCGCGGATTGCGCGCGGCTTTGCAGCGCAGCTAGGCGGGCAGCTGGCCTATTCCAACGAAGACGGCGCGGTCACGCGGCTGGTGTTCCCTCGCCCGCAGCCGACAGCCGAGACTTAA
- a CDS encoding DUF1328 domain-containing protein, with protein MIKLAILCLIIALVAAILGFGGVAGTFANIAIWLFVIAIVLFVIFLVLGFIAGKKVTDKIDRL; from the coding sequence ATGATCAAACTCGCTATTCTCTGCCTCATCATCGCGCTGGTCGCGGCCATCCTCGGCTTCGGGGGCGTGGCGGGCACCTTCGCCAATATCGCCATCTGGCTGTTCGTGATCGCGATCGTTCTTTTCGTGATTTTCCTGGTTCTCGGCTTCATCGCCGGGAAGAAGGTGACCGACAAGATCGACCGGCTCTAA
- a CDS encoding ABC transporter permease yields the protein MSASMSILTAELRLLLRSGRNLLALILLLLLSSAAVWAGIAEIQNQRATIERVAAEQARDLAAVEKANAGPEGEAGYNAYYAFMLTQDPPPPLSFAAIGQRDLQPYVLRVRVLGLQAQLYDSETYNPELALPGVFDWAFVLIYLMPLVIIALGHDLVTGERETGRLRLLLSLPGGGLWRRRVGLRYAAVLIALGLPLVVGGLVMAAPATGITIMLLTAALYAAFWFGLNMLIGGRLRTSSTAAAVMIGCWIVLTLILPTLANAAIARGVPVAKGIDLTLAQREIVHSGWDIPKEQTFERFLAGHPEWRGKEEFEGRFHWKWYYAMHQVGDEAVAEHVAAYRASLAKREDMTRSLGFVLPGVGTMNVLHRLADTDIAGQLAYQDSIAAFHQRLRQFYYPYLFNDRPFTRADFSQIPRYAPRDHAGTLEAGALLALAIIALLALAVGMVQLNRVSGRSRNA from the coding sequence ATGAGCGCTTCCATGTCGATCTTGACTGCCGAGCTGCGCCTGCTGCTGCGCTCCGGGCGAAACCTGCTGGCGCTGATCCTGCTGCTGCTTCTGTCCAGCGCTGCAGTCTGGGCCGGGATAGCAGAAATCCAGAACCAGCGCGCAACCATTGAGCGGGTGGCGGCCGAGCAGGCGCGCGATCTCGCCGCGGTCGAAAAAGCCAATGCCGGGCCGGAGGGCGAGGCCGGCTACAACGCCTATTACGCCTTCATGCTGACGCAGGACCCGCCGCCGCCGCTCTCCTTCGCGGCGATCGGCCAGCGCGATCTGCAGCCCTATGTGCTGCGCGTCCGTGTGCTCGGACTGCAGGCCCAGCTCTACGATTCGGAAACCTATAATCCCGAACTGGCGCTTCCCGGCGTGTTCGACTGGGCGTTTGTACTGATCTATCTGATGCCCCTGGTGATCATCGCTCTTGGACATGATCTGGTGACGGGCGAGCGGGAGACGGGACGGCTGCGCTTGCTGCTGTCGCTACCGGGCGGCGGATTATGGCGCCGCCGCGTCGGCCTGCGCTACGCTGCCGTGCTGATCGCGCTCGGCCTGCCGCTGGTGGTGGGCGGGCTTGTGATGGCGGCGCCGGCAACGGGGATCACCATCATGTTGCTGACTGCGGCGCTGTACGCGGCATTCTGGTTCGGCCTCAATATGCTGATCGGGGGGCGTCTGCGCACCTCCTCCACCGCAGCGGCGGTCATGATCGGCTGTTGGATCGTGCTCACCCTTATCCTGCCGACCCTGGCCAATGCGGCCATCGCGCGCGGCGTGCCGGTTGCCAAGGGGATCGACCTCACTTTGGCCCAGCGTGAAATCGTCCATAGCGGCTGGGACATTCCCAAGGAGCAGACCTTCGAGCGCTTCCTCGCGGGCCATCCCGAATGGCGCGGGAAGGAAGAGTTTGAGGGGCGTTTCCACTGGAAATGGTATTATGCCATGCATCAGGTCGGGGACGAGGCGGTGGCAGAACATGTCGCAGCTTATCGCGCCAGCCTGGCCAAGCGAGAGGATATGACGCGCTCGCTCGGTTTCGTCCTGCCCGGCGTAGGCACCATGAACGTGCTGCACCGGCTCGCCGACACCGACATCGCAGGGCAGCTCGCCTATCAGGACAGCATCGCTGCCTTCCACCAGCGATTGCGCCAATTCTATTACCCCTATCTGTTCAACGACCGCCCCTTCACCCGCGCCGATTTCTCGCAAATCCCACGCTACGCGCCGCGCGATCACGCCGGAACGCTGGAGGCCGGGGCCTTGCTGGCGCTCGCTATCATCGCCTTGCTGGCGCTGGCAGTCGGCATGGTCCAACTGAACCGCGTCAGCGGGCGATCACGAAATGCATGA
- a CDS encoding DUF5818 domain-containing protein, translated as MADDGARWQLELSRTPVDLVEKRVRAEGTAIDEGVMQVAGLREDAE; from the coding sequence GTGGCCGACGACGGCGCGCGCTGGCAGCTGGAGCTTTCCCGCACGCCGGTCGATCTGGTCGAGAAGCGCGTGCGGGCCGAAGGCACAGCTATTGACGAGGGCGTCATGCAGGTCGCCGGGCTGCGGGAAGACGCGGAATGA
- the rpoN gene encoding RNA polymerase factor sigma-54: MSSLGPRLDLRQSQSLVMTPQLQQAIKLLALSNLEVEAYLNDALERNPLLASESRGGEQEQAVRDAPAEARADEGVDPVEARGERAEHFGSPGSGGSLPSAEPGEGPDFDRMASPEPTLHEHLEAQANAHFGPVDRAIALALIEQIDAAGYLGESVDVIAARLGIEEEEVERVLGEVQLFDPTGVGARNLAECLAIQAREADRFDPCMAMLIGHLDLLAKGDFTRLKRLCGADDEDFAEMVAELREYDPKPGSRFDSETLPPVVPDIFIRQHAGGWRVELNEANLPRLLVDRQYQADLEAGADKATKSWIGECLSEAHWLIKALDQRQRTIVKVSSAILKRQEAFFHKGVTALRPLTLREVAEDIEMHESTVSRVTSNKYLACTRGVFELKYFFSSGVASGDAGEAASAEAVKSHIGKLIDAEDAKNILSDDRLCELLKEKGFDIARRTVAKYREAMGHGSSVQRRRQKKMAGL; encoded by the coding sequence ATGAGTTCCCTGGGACCTAGGCTCGATCTACGCCAGTCCCAGTCGCTGGTGATGACCCCGCAGTTGCAGCAGGCGATCAAGCTGCTCGCGCTAAGCAATCTCGAGGTCGAGGCCTATTTGAACGATGCGCTGGAGCGCAATCCGCTGCTCGCCAGCGAAAGCCGCGGCGGCGAGCAGGAGCAGGCGGTGCGCGATGCACCGGCGGAAGCGCGCGCTGACGAGGGCGTGGACCCGGTGGAAGCGCGAGGCGAGCGTGCAGAGCATTTCGGTTCGCCCGGCAGCGGCGGTTCGCTACCATCGGCAGAGCCCGGCGAGGGCCCGGATTTCGACCGGATGGCATCGCCCGAGCCGACGTTGCACGAACATCTCGAGGCGCAGGCCAACGCCCATTTCGGCCCCGTCGACCGCGCCATCGCGCTCGCGCTGATCGAACAGATCGACGCCGCTGGATATCTCGGCGAAAGCGTGGATGTCATCGCCGCGCGGCTGGGGATCGAAGAGGAGGAGGTCGAGCGGGTGCTCGGCGAGGTGCAATTGTTCGATCCCACTGGGGTAGGCGCGCGCAACCTGGCCGAATGCCTAGCCATCCAGGCGCGCGAGGCGGATCGTTTCGATCCCTGCATGGCAATGCTGATCGGCCATCTCGATCTGCTCGCCAAGGGTGATTTCACGCGGTTGAAGCGCTTGTGCGGGGCGGATGACGAGGACTTCGCCGAAATGGTGGCGGAGCTTCGCGAATATGACCCCAAGCCCGGTTCGCGCTTTGACAGCGAGACGCTGCCGCCGGTGGTGCCTGATATTTTCATCCGGCAGCATGCGGGCGGCTGGCGCGTCGAACTGAACGAGGCGAACCTGCCGCGCCTGTTGGTGGACCGCCAGTATCAGGCCGATCTGGAAGCCGGTGCAGACAAGGCGACGAAGAGCTGGATCGGCGAATGCCTCAGCGAAGCGCATTGGTTGATCAAAGCGCTCGATCAGCGGCAACGCACCATCGTAAAGGTGTCGAGTGCCATTCTGAAGCGGCAGGAAGCCTTCTTCCACAAGGGCGTCACCGCTCTGCGCCCCCTCACGCTTCGCGAGGTGGCCGAAGACATTGAGATGCACGAAAGCACGGTCAGCCGTGTCACCAGCAACAAATATCTCGCCTGCACACGCGGCGTGTTCGAGCTTAAATATTTCTTCTCCAGCGGCGTCGCGTCAGGCGATGCGGGTGAAGCGGCCAGCGCGGAAGCGGTAAAGAGCCATATCGGCAAGCTGATCGATGCGGAGGATGCCAAGAACATCCTGTCCGACGATCGGCTGTGCGAGCTGTTGAAGGAAAAAGGCTTCGACATTGCCCGCCGTACCGTTGCCAAATATCGCGAGGCAATGGGACACGGATCGTCCGTGCAGCGGCGGCGGCAGAAGAAAATGGCGGGGCTGTAA
- the ald gene encoding alanine dehydrogenase, which translates to MLVGTVREIKNHEYRVGLTPESARELVAHGHEVMVETGAGEGIGSHDREYEAAGARIVADAKTVFAEAEMVVKVKEPQAGERAMLREGQILFTYLHLAPDPEQTKDLVASGATCIAYETVTGPGGQLPLLKPMSQVAGRMSVQAGASALEKAHGGRGVLLGGVPGVAPANVTIIGGGVVGFNAAQMAAGLGAQVTILDRDPEVLEKLGNYFEARAVTRFSNKANLAECVANADLVVGAVLIPGGTAPKLVTRDMLKTMQPGAVLVDVAIDQGGCFETSKATTHDDPTYVIDDVVHYCVANMPGAVARTSTYALNNVTLPHTMKIAELGWKEALRRNAHLAEGLNVWDGKVTYEAVAHDLGYEYVPVTQALA; encoded by the coding sequence ATGCTCGTCGGAACCGTCCGCGAAATCAAGAATCACGAATATCGCGTCGGCCTGACGCCCGAAAGCGCGCGCGAACTGGTTGCGCACGGCCATGAGGTAATGGTGGAAACCGGGGCGGGCGAAGGCATTGGCTCGCACGACCGCGAGTATGAGGCCGCCGGCGCGCGCATCGTTGCCGACGCGAAGACCGTCTTCGCCGAAGCCGAGATGGTGGTGAAGGTGAAGGAACCGCAGGCCGGTGAACGCGCCATGCTGCGCGAAGGGCAGATCCTGTTCACCTATCTGCACCTCGCCCCCGATCCGGAACAGACGAAGGATCTGGTCGCCAGCGGCGCGACCTGCATCGCTTATGAAACCGTAACCGGCCCCGGCGGTCAGCTGCCGCTGCTAAAGCCCATGAGCCAGGTGGCGGGCCGCATGTCGGTGCAGGCCGGCGCAAGCGCGCTGGAGAAGGCGCATGGCGGGCGCGGAGTACTGCTGGGCGGCGTGCCCGGCGTGGCGCCGGCCAATGTCACCATCATCGGCGGCGGCGTGGTCGGCTTCAACGCGGCGCAGATGGCAGCGGGCCTCGGCGCGCAGGTGACGATCCTCGACCGCGATCCGGAAGTGCTCGAAAAGCTGGGCAATTATTTCGAGGCGCGCGCGGTCACGCGCTTCTCCAACAAGGCGAACCTCGCCGAATGCGTCGCCAATGCGGACCTCGTCGTCGGCGCGGTGCTGATCCCCGGCGGCACGGCGCCCAAGCTGGTGACCCGCGATATGCTGAAGACGATGCAGCCCGGCGCGGTGCTGGTCGACGTCGCGATCGACCAGGGCGGCTGTTTCGAGACGTCCAAGGCGACGACGCATGACGACCCCACCTATGTGATCGACGATGTGGTGCATTACTGCGTGGCCAATATGCCCGGGGCCGTGGCGCGCACCAGCACTTATGCGCTCAACAACGTGACCCTGCCGCATACGATGAAGATCGCGGAACTTGGCTGGAAGGAAGCGCTGCGGCGCAACGCGCATCTCGCCGAGGGCCTCAATGTGTGGGACGGCAAGGTGACCTACGAAGCCGTGGCCCACGATCTCGGCTATGAATATGTGCCCGTTACGCAGGCACTCGCCTGA
- a CDS encoding peptidylprolyl isomerase has protein sequence MILSARCVRPALAAALLGAMLFAPAVSSAQDEAKTYPSPGELVGQAQSSEWVTIAPEDLLVMDLAPARDGKPRRVVIQLMPPPFSQGWIGNIRKLAEAHWWDGTSVNRVQDNYVVQWGDATEKKPLPDGLETVPESEYVAQRVFVPEIANQHDLAWQSLAYFFLRNALNAADLELPNSPNLEQKIESGDTAALFEPILPDFPDPYAAISGHLLGWPIASDATGAEDGTVPSYWPVHCYGMVGVGRNLSPDTGTGAELYTVIGQAPRHLDRNIALVGRVIEGMENLSSLPRGTGDLGFYENPEERTPIVSVRLASELPEAQRPNFQYLSTESSTFARYAEARANRRDPFFNVPAGGADICNIPVPIRESPAQ, from the coding sequence ATGATTTTGTCAGCTCGCTGCGTCCGCCCCGCCCTTGCCGCTGCCCTGCTGGGTGCGATGCTGTTCGCGCCTGCTGTCTCCTCCGCACAGGACGAAGCGAAAACCTATCCCTCGCCCGGCGAGCTCGTGGGTCAGGCACAGTCGTCCGAATGGGTGACGATCGCGCCGGAGGACCTGCTGGTGATGGATCTTGCGCCGGCCCGCGACGGCAAGCCGCGCCGCGTCGTAATTCAGCTGATGCCACCGCCGTTTTCGCAAGGGTGGATCGGCAACATCCGCAAGCTAGCAGAGGCGCATTGGTGGGACGGCACCAGCGTGAACCGCGTGCAGGACAATTATGTCGTGCAATGGGGCGATGCGACCGAGAAGAAACCGCTGCCGGATGGGTTGGAGACCGTGCCGGAGAGCGAGTATGTGGCGCAACGTGTATTCGTTCCCGAAATAGCCAACCAACATGATTTGGCTTGGCAGTCACTCGCCTACTTCTTTTTAAGAAATGCGCTGAACGCCGCCGATCTCGAGCTACCAAATTCTCCAAATCTCGAACAAAAAATCGAAAGTGGCGATACCGCTGCGCTTTTCGAACCGATTTTGCCGGATTTCCCCGACCCCTATGCGGCGATTTCGGGTCACCTGCTAGGCTGGCCAATCGCCAGTGACGCAACAGGCGCCGAGGATGGGACAGTTCCGTCTTACTGGCCCGTCCATTGCTACGGCATGGTCGGCGTTGGCCGCAATCTCTCGCCGGACACGGGGACGGGCGCGGAACTCTACACCGTGATTGGACAGGCGCCGCGGCATCTGGACAGGAACATTGCGCTGGTCGGGCGGGTGATCGAGGGCATGGAAAATCTTTCCAGCCTGCCGCGCGGCACCGGGGATCTGGGTTTTTATGAGAACCCGGAAGAGCGCACGCCGATCGTTTCGGTCCGGCTGGCCTCCGAGCTGCCGGAAGCCCAGCGGCCTAATTTTCAGTATCTTTCCACTGAAAGCTCCACCTTTGCGCGCTATGCCGAGGCGCGCGCGAACCGGCGCGATCCGTTCTTCAACGTGCCCGCAGGGGGCGCGGATATCTGCAACATCCCGGTGCCGATCCGCGAAAGTCCTGCGCAATGA